A section of the Bacteroidota bacterium genome encodes:
- the prmC gene encoding peptide chain release factor N(5)-glutamine methyltransferase yields the protein MLFPTAAAPMPDLSRRALLNDAITRLRLASVEAPERNAEWLLSHVIGVGRAHLLAYPEALLSADEAAQYEALVARRLAREPLQYVTGEAHFYGLALRVEPAVLIPRPETEEVVEAALATIADADAPWVLDIGTGSGAIALAVKHERPDAEVFAVDVSAEALDVAMRNAQRLDLDVAFVHADLFDPRFTERVENRFDLVLSNPPYVPDEELDTLQPEVRDFEPEGALVTGGDPLRFYRALAVVGAELLKPGGWLVVETHADYGRAVRDLYASEEGFGHAALRQDLARRDRIVLAQQPAHPRPE from the coding sequence ATGCTCTTCCCCACCGCCGCCGCCCCGATGCCCGACCTCTCGCGCCGCGCCCTGCTCAATGACGCCATCACCCGCCTGCGCCTGGCGAGCGTCGAGGCACCCGAACGCAATGCCGAATGGTTGCTCTCGCACGTCATCGGCGTGGGACGAGCGCACCTGCTGGCCTACCCCGAGGCGCTGCTCTCGGCCGACGAGGCGGCGCAGTACGAGGCGCTCGTGGCCCGGCGGCTGGCCCGCGAGCCGCTGCAGTACGTCACCGGCGAGGCGCACTTCTACGGCCTCGCGCTGCGCGTCGAGCCCGCCGTGCTCATCCCGCGCCCGGAGACCGAGGAGGTCGTGGAGGCCGCGCTGGCAACCATCGCCGACGCCGACGCGCCGTGGGTGCTCGACATCGGGACGGGCAGCGGGGCCATCGCGCTGGCGGTGAAGCACGAGCGGCCCGACGCCGAGGTGTTCGCCGTCGACGTGTCCGCCGAGGCGCTCGACGTGGCGATGCGCAACGCGCAGCGGCTCGACCTCGACGTGGCGTTCGTGCACGCCGACCTCTTCGACCCGCGCTTCACCGAGCGCGTCGAGAACCGCTTCGACCTCGTGCTCTCAAACCCGCCCTACGTCCCTGACGAAGAACTCGACACGCTCCAGCCGGAGGTGCGCGACTTTGAGCCGGAAGGCGCGCTCGTCACCGGCGGCGATCCGCTACGCTTCTACCGCGCGCTCGCCGTGGTCGGGGCCGAGTTGCTCAAGCCCGGCGGCTGGCTCGTCGTGGAGACGCACGCCGACTACGGCCGGGCTGTGCGCGACCTCTACGCCAGCGAAGAAGGCTTCGGACACGCCGCGCTACGCCAGGACCTCGCCAGGCGCGACCGCATCGTGCTCGCCCAGCAGCCTGCGCATCCGCGCCCCGAGTAG
- the trpA gene encoding tryptophan synthase subunit alpha, which translates to MPQDPRPTDRLRDTLAATTERGEKAMGLFLTNGFPDPAATLPILRAIDDAGADFIELGMPFSDPLAEGLPIQEASERALSHGVTMADAFETARAFRAESETPLLLMGYTNPVLRYGAGNFCRDAVSAGVDGLILPDLPPEEADLIEVEAQAAGLPLVFLIAPNTTDDRVRLVDVRASAFVYAVSITGLTGTGLGDADRTDAYLARARSLVEANPLLVGFGIKSNDDAVRLTAHTDGFIVGSALIREAERLWDDPSLSDADRLTQIADFARRLKYG; encoded by the coding sequence GTGCCCCAAGACCCGAGACCCACCGACCGCCTCCGTGATACCCTTGCCGCCACGACCGAACGCGGCGAGAAGGCCATGGGGCTCTTTCTCACCAACGGCTTCCCCGACCCGGCCGCCACGCTGCCCATCCTGCGCGCCATCGACGACGCCGGGGCTGACTTCATCGAGCTTGGGATGCCGTTCAGCGACCCGCTCGCCGAGGGGCTGCCCATCCAAGAGGCCTCGGAGCGCGCGCTGTCGCACGGCGTCACGATGGCCGACGCCTTCGAGACGGCGCGGGCCTTCCGCGCGGAGAGCGAGACGCCGCTCCTGCTCATGGGCTACACCAACCCGGTGCTGCGCTACGGCGCGGGCAACTTCTGCCGCGATGCCGTGTCTGCGGGCGTGGACGGACTGATCCTGCCTGACCTCCCGCCGGAAGAGGCCGACCTCATCGAGGTCGAGGCCCAGGCCGCGGGGCTGCCACTCGTCTTTCTCATCGCGCCCAACACCACGGACGACCGCGTCCGACTTGTCGATGTCCGCGCCAGCGCCTTCGTCTACGCCGTCTCCATCACCGGCCTCACTGGCACGGGACTGGGCGACGCCGACCGCACGGACGCCTACCTGGCCCGCGCGCGAAGCCTCGTCGAAGCCAACCCGCTGCTCGTCGGCTTCGGGATCAAGTCGAACGACGACGCGGTTCGGCTCACCGCTCACACCGACGGCTTCATTGTCGGGAGCGCGCTCATCCGCGAGGCCGAGCGCCTCTGGGACGACCCGTCGCTCTCGGACGCCGACCGCCTCACGCAGATTGCCGACTTCGCACGGCGGCTGAAATACGGCTGA
- a CDS encoding SDR family oxidoreductase, with protein MNSYYGQTVLVTGASSGIGEAMARQLAFQQARLLLTARSEDKLNALADEFRRAGAEVDVLAHDLGEAGATQTLYDRITEAGHEVDVLINNAGFGYVGAFAQQDAASVEGMATLNMTNLTVLTRLFLPAMLARGRGGVLNVASTASYQPIPLMSVYAATKAYVRSFSEALAAEVGGTGVAVTCLCPGPTATAFADEAGMNEKFFRVAETPEKVAAVGLDALLRGKRTIVSGLPNKVGAVASRFIPTGPALAVTRRIIETQAMDH; from the coding sequence ATGAATTCGTACTACGGCCAGACCGTCCTCGTCACCGGCGCATCGAGCGGGATCGGAGAGGCGATGGCCCGCCAACTCGCCTTCCAGCAAGCTCGGCTGCTGCTCACCGCGCGCAGTGAGGACAAGCTCAATGCGCTCGCCGACGAGTTCCGCCGCGCCGGGGCCGAGGTCGACGTCCTCGCTCACGACCTTGGCGAGGCGGGGGCCACCCAGACGCTCTACGACCGGATCACCGAAGCGGGGCACGAGGTCGACGTGCTCATCAACAACGCGGGGTTCGGCTACGTCGGTGCCTTCGCCCAGCAAGACGCGGCCAGCGTGGAGGGCATGGCGACGCTCAACATGACCAACCTCACGGTCTTGACGCGGCTCTTTCTCCCGGCGATGCTCGCGCGCGGACGCGGCGGCGTGCTCAACGTCGCCTCGACGGCCTCCTACCAGCCGATCCCGCTCATGAGCGTCTACGCGGCGACGAAGGCCTACGTGCGCAGCTTCTCAGAGGCACTCGCTGCCGAGGTGGGCGGCACAGGCGTCGCCGTGACCTGCCTCTGCCCCGGCCCCACAGCCACGGCCTTCGCCGACGAGGCGGGCATGAACGAGAAGTTCTTCCGCGTCGCCGAGACGCCTGAGAAGGTCGCCGCCGTCGGCCTCGACGCGCTGCTGCGGGGCAAGCGCACCATCGTGAGCGGGCTGCCCAACAAGGTCGGCGCCGTGGCCTCGCGCTTCATCCCCACCGGCCCGGCGCTCGCCGTCACCCGCCGCATCATCGAGACGCAGGCTATGGACCATTGA
- a CDS encoding capsule assembly Wzi family protein: MRLPVLLLLLLAPTVLAQPARLVTPDDWAAHYIERLQRRGHLLELNPTLLPYREADLRDALHALDPKNLSPTEQGWVDLLRVRYDGARPDGERHDSGAVQLGLHAGAGGLSTTNDRLDPLRFLDVSALPEPAPLPEGEPLDVDALPGDERAARDLARLIDPGVQAGPFRFHYSLHLNAWMAYGDFIAQAGGQANSVLNEDPDGLDVVLRRVSRVEDSYVGYGGKRAGLYVGRYAQHWGIPGQTALLLSDNPRTFDQIGLRLGGERFSLHSTIGELDSVTDDGRFTGRVGERFLGDTGVRRYLAAHRFDWRPTKHFGLAFMEAVVYSGPNASLSPKFFNPASLFLLLVDNTPKNDENNGFAAGLIWGQIGKLTLQGQLLLDDLDVLNASEPASVALAGTATLAGVRPWLDLGLEADAVSGRAYNTTQPEGRYLFAQRGLGTQFSDYLRFAVWGEAYADAFVPGLMVQPRAEVLLQGIRDPRQPYPTDEEAPTFLDGTLERTLRLATRVRYQPIPNAWIRADFGVNLVGNENNVEGVNRTRFVGIVEAGVSVQLERIYQMGF; encoded by the coding sequence GTGCGCCTGCCCGTCCTCCTGCTCCTGCTGCTCGCCCCCACCGTGCTGGCCCAACCGGCCCGCCTCGTCACGCCCGACGACTGGGCGGCGCACTACATCGAGCGCCTGCAGCGGCGCGGCCACCTGCTGGAGCTAAACCCGACCCTGCTTCCCTACCGCGAGGCTGACCTGCGCGACGCGCTCCACGCGCTCGATCCCAAGAACTTGTCGCCGACCGAGCAGGGCTGGGTGGACCTGCTCCGCGTCCGCTACGACGGCGCGCGGCCCGACGGCGAACGCCACGACTCTGGTGCGGTGCAGCTCGGCCTGCACGCGGGCGCGGGCGGCCTCTCGACCACCAACGACCGCCTCGACCCGCTGCGCTTCCTCGACGTAAGCGCCCTGCCCGAGCCGGCGCCGCTCCCCGAAGGGGAACCCCTCGACGTAGACGCGCTGCCGGGCGACGAACGCGCAGCGCGAGACCTCGCACGCCTCATCGACCCCGGCGTCCAAGCCGGTCCGTTTCGGTTTCACTACAGCCTCCACCTAAATGCCTGGATGGCGTACGGGGACTTCATCGCACAGGCGGGCGGGCAGGCCAATTCGGTGCTCAACGAGGACCCCGACGGGCTCGACGTGGTGCTGCGCCGCGTCTCGCGCGTCGAGGACAGCTACGTCGGCTATGGCGGCAAACGCGCCGGGCTCTACGTCGGGCGCTACGCACAGCATTGGGGCATCCCGGGGCAGACGGCGCTCCTGCTCTCGGACAACCCGCGCACGTTCGACCAGATCGGGCTGCGCCTCGGCGGCGAGCGCTTCAGCCTGCACAGCACCATCGGCGAACTCGACAGCGTGACCGACGACGGGCGCTTCACCGGGCGCGTCGGCGAGCGCTTCCTGGGCGATACCGGCGTCCGGCGCTACCTCGCCGCGCACCGCTTCGACTGGCGGCCGACGAAGCACTTCGGGCTGGCGTTCATGGAGGCCGTGGTCTACTCGGGACCCAATGCGTCGCTTTCGCCCAAGTTTTTCAACCCGGCCTCGCTCTTCCTCCTCCTCGTCGACAACACGCCCAAGAACGACGAGAACAACGGGTTTGCAGCGGGCCTCATCTGGGGGCAGATCGGCAAGCTCACGCTCCAGGGCCAGCTATTGCTCGACGACCTCGACGTGCTGAACGCTTCGGAGCCTGCCTCGGTGGCGCTCGCGGGCACGGCCACGCTGGCGGGCGTACGGCCGTGGCTCGACCTAGGGCTGGAGGCCGACGCTGTCTCGGGGCGCGCCTACAACACCACGCAGCCAGAGGGCCGCTACCTATTTGCGCAGCGGGGCCTCGGCACGCAGTTCTCCGACTACCTCCGCTTCGCCGTCTGGGGCGAAGCCTACGCCGACGCCTTCGTGCCAGGCCTCATGGTGCAGCCGCGCGCCGAGGTGCTCCTACAGGGCATCCGCGACCCGCGCCAGCCCTACCCCACCGACGAGGAAGCGCCGACGTTCCTGGACGGGACCCTCGAACGCACGCTCCGCCTCGCGACGCGCGTACGCTACCAGCCGATCCCCAACGCCTGGATCCGCGCCGACTTCGGCGTTAACCTCGTCGGCAACGAGAACAACGTCGAGGGCGTGAACCGGACGCGCTTCGTTGGCATCGTCGAGGCAGGCGTCTCGGTCCAACTGGAGCGGATCTACCAGATGGGGTTCTAG
- the aroB gene encoding 3-dehydroquinate synthase → MEHQTSTLDHSPVLVALPEDRGYPIYFGDLGDLPMRMRVRGLTPGACFVVTDEHVASHYLGPLLHTLRQRHWRPEALVLPAGEGTKSMVHLARIQTWALENGIDRRRPMIALGGGVVGDLTGFAAATTLRGVPLVQVPTSLVAQVDSAIGGKTGINHRMGKNLIGAFYQPRFVQVDQAVLATLPEREWTSGLAEVVKYAYIADAAFFEFLDAHWDALLARERDAVAHVLRRSAEVKADVVSRDEREGGRRALLNFGHTFAHAIEKAAGYGTFTHGEAVAVGMRAALHLSHTLRQAFPLERADALAARLPVPGSLDAFTNADLIAAMQSDKKRQAGRLRFIVLDEIGAARVTDNVALEAVEAAWDYARQVSR, encoded by the coding sequence ATGGAACATCAAACATCGACCCTCGACCATTCGCCGGTGCTGGTGGCGCTGCCCGAGGACCGCGGCTACCCGATCTATTTCGGTGACCTCGGCGACCTCCCGATGCGGATGCGGGTGCGCGGGCTGACGCCGGGCGCGTGCTTCGTGGTGACCGACGAGCATGTCGCATCGCATTACCTCGGGCCGCTCCTGCACACACTCCGGCAGCGCCACTGGCGGCCCGAAGCGCTCGTGCTCCCGGCGGGCGAAGGCACCAAGTCGATGGTGCACCTCGCGCGCATCCAGACGTGGGCGCTGGAGAACGGCATCGACCGGCGGCGGCCGATGATTGCGCTGGGCGGCGGCGTCGTGGGCGACCTCACGGGCTTCGCCGCCGCGACGACGCTGCGCGGCGTGCCGCTCGTCCAGGTGCCGACCTCACTCGTGGCGCAGGTCGACTCGGCCATCGGCGGCAAGACGGGCATCAACCACCGGATGGGCAAGAACCTCATCGGCGCGTTCTACCAGCCGCGCTTCGTGCAGGTCGACCAGGCCGTCCTCGCCACGCTCCCCGAGCGCGAGTGGACGAGCGGGCTCGCCGAGGTGGTGAAGTATGCCTACATCGCCGACGCCGCGTTCTTCGAGTTCCTCGACGCACACTGGGACGCGCTCCTCGCGCGCGAGCGGGACGCCGTCGCGCACGTGCTCCGCCGCTCCGCCGAGGTCAAGGCCGATGTTGTCAGCCGCGACGAGCGCGAGGGCGGACGCCGGGCGCTGCTCAACTTCGGGCACACGTTCGCGCACGCCATCGAGAAGGCGGCAGGCTACGGGACGTTCACCCACGGCGAGGCCGTCGCGGTTGGGATGCGCGCCGCGCTGCACCTGTCCCACACGCTGCGGCAGGCCTTCCCGCTGGAGCGCGCCGACGCGCTGGCCGCCCGGCTCCCCGTTCCCGGCTCGCTCGACGCCTTCACCAACGCCGACCTGATCGCGGCGATGCAGTCCGACAAGAAGCGCCAGGCCGGGCGGCTCCGCTTCATCGTCCTCGACGAGATCGGCGCGGCGCGCGTCACCGACAACGTCGCCCTGGAAGCCGTCGAGGCGGCCTGGGACTACGCGCGCCAGGTCAGCCGGTAG
- a CDS encoding GNAT family N-acetyltransferase, which translates to MPDALPPATWHRDGFTVTTDRARFDVAAMQAFLAAESYWKPGVPLDIVQRAADGSLCFGLFDENGGGVQIGGARCVTDTATFAYLADVYVLTAYRGRGLGQWLMRCILDHPGLQHVSRWLLTTQDAHAFYEQVGFERVPFPERFMAVLKPDPWT; encoded by the coding sequence ATGCCTGACGCCCTGCCCCCCGCCACGTGGCACCGCGACGGCTTCACCGTCACCACCGACCGCGCGCGCTTCGACGTGGCCGCGATGCAGGCGTTTCTGGCGGCGGAGTCCTACTGGAAGCCCGGCGTCCCGCTCGACATCGTGCAGCGCGCTGCCGACGGCTCGCTCTGCTTCGGCCTGTTCGACGAGAACGGCGGCGGCGTTCAGATCGGCGGCGCGCGCTGCGTGACCGACACCGCGACGTTCGCCTACCTCGCCGACGTGTACGTCCTCACCGCCTACCGCGGGCGCGGCCTCGGGCAGTGGCTCATGCGCTGCATCCTCGACCACCCCGGCCTCCAGCACGTGAGCCGCTGGCTCCTCACCACGCAGGACGCGCATGCGTTCTACGAGCAAGTCGGCTTCGAGCGCGTGCCCTTCCCCGAGCGCTTCATGGCCGTGCTCAAGCCCGATCCGTGGACGTGA
- a CDS encoding glycosyl hydrolase, producing the protein MAFRLRLISLLFLLVALAALPQAVAQQQPVGQGSYATTQPGGTVGPQNAAGRNVFPLVAEGFDQPVQTNDFWSSLLFPFFENPFSGPLLAHPLSARALSEGLQMGYEPNAVLAATDYFFPYTPQLIVGVEGLAASETAVKGYGDWTVTARWEDGTNTLEATLGHGLPFVFFERTGGDARIAFAGTPTVWLDDGNVLGVTVDGRHYGIFGPTGSDWTGTSVVTSDLNGADYFSVALLPDTTPGTFARFRVRAYAFVTDTRVEWVYDEATARLRTTYTATTEPKESNPGLRNETLTALYRHQWLHTETPTTGLTYESPRGTMRLLEGNTFVTDLPFDGVLPSLPDRGAYDRATLRGFVEQTARETLPIIDTYFGGKALGRFARLVHIADQLGMATERDYFLAQIKTRLQDWLTAGGAQQYFYNATWDVLTGYPASFGSDTQINDHHFHWGYSIMAAATVAQYDPAWAAQENWGGMVNLLIRDAANWDRSDTQFPFLRSFDAYAGHGWASGHGDFPDGNNQESSSESMQFAAATVLWGALTGQQDIRDLGIYLFATEASAIEEYWFDVNDEVFPEAYSRVALGIVWGGKGAHTTFFGTEPEFIHGINILPLTGGSLYLGRHPDFVTRNYDAVVAARGGQPVIWKDILWEYLAFSEPDRALDFYLADPTYEPEGGESRAHTLHWLYNLDALGLVDTTVTADAPTAAVFRDDEGTPTYVAFNPNGKPTTVAFSDGFTLDVPARELVSERGTGVATEEPAGVPAQFAVRPNAPNPFSSRTTIRYTLPTPSTVTLRVYDLLGRIVYETTRAGTPAGTHAIEVDARGWPSGVYIAQVETERAQQTIQMTLVR; encoded by the coding sequence ATGGCCTTCCGACTTCGCCTGATCTCGCTTCTCTTCCTGCTCGTCGCGCTGGCGGCACTGCCACAAGCCGTCGCACAGCAGCAGCCGGTGGGGCAGGGGAGCTACGCCACCACGCAGCCGGGCGGCACGGTGGGGCCACAGAACGCAGCGGGGCGCAACGTCTTCCCGCTCGTCGCCGAGGGCTTCGACCAGCCGGTCCAGACGAACGACTTCTGGAGCAGCCTGCTCTTCCCGTTCTTCGAGAACCCGTTCTCGGGGCCGCTCCTCGCGCACCCGCTCTCGGCCCGCGCGCTCTCTGAGGGCCTGCAAATGGGCTACGAGCCCAACGCCGTCCTCGCCGCCACCGACTACTTCTTCCCCTACACTCCGCAACTCATCGTCGGCGTGGAAGGCCTTGCAGCGAGCGAGACCGCGGTGAAGGGCTACGGCGACTGGACCGTCACCGCACGCTGGGAAGACGGCACGAACACGCTGGAGGCCACGCTCGGGCACGGGCTGCCGTTCGTCTTCTTCGAGCGCACCGGCGGCGACGCACGCATCGCCTTCGCAGGCACGCCGACCGTCTGGCTGGACGACGGCAACGTGCTCGGCGTCACCGTGGACGGCCGCCACTACGGCATCTTCGGCCCGACCGGCTCCGACTGGACCGGGACGAGCGTCGTCACGTCGGACCTGAACGGCGCCGACTACTTCTCCGTCGCCCTGCTGCCCGACACAACGCCGGGCACGTTCGCGCGCTTCCGCGTCCGCGCCTACGCCTTTGTCACCGACACCCGCGTGGAGTGGGTCTACGACGAGGCCACGGCCCGCCTGCGGACGACCTACACCGCCACCACCGAGCCGAAGGAGAGCAACCCCGGTCTGCGCAACGAGACGCTCACGGCGCTCTACCGTCACCAGTGGCTCCACACCGAGACGCCGACCACCGGCCTCACCTACGAATCGCCGCGCGGCACGATGCGCCTGCTCGAAGGCAACACCTTCGTCACCGACCTCCCGTTCGATGGCGTGCTGCCCTCGCTGCCGGACCGCGGGGCCTACGACCGCGCCACGCTGCGCGGCTTCGTCGAGCAGACCGCCCGCGAGACGCTGCCGATCATCGACACCTATTTCGGCGGCAAGGCGCTGGGCCGCTTCGCCCGCCTCGTCCACATCGCCGACCAACTCGGCATGGCGACCGAGCGCGACTATTTCCTCGCCCAGATCAAGACGCGGCTGCAGGACTGGCTCACGGCGGGCGGAGCGCAGCAGTACTTCTACAACGCGACGTGGGACGTGCTCACGGGCTACCCGGCGAGCTTCGGGTCCGACACGCAGATCAACGACCACCACTTCCACTGGGGCTACTCGATCATGGCCGCCGCGACGGTCGCGCAGTACGACCCCGCGTGGGCGGCTCAGGAGAACTGGGGCGGAATGGTCAACCTGCTCATCCGCGACGCCGCCAACTGGGACCGCAGCGACACGCAGTTTCCGTTCCTCCGCTCGTTCGACGCCTACGCCGGCCACGGCTGGGCGTCCGGCCACGGCGACTTCCCCGACGGCAACAACCAGGAGTCGAGCTCCGAGTCGATGCAGTTCGCCGCGGCGACGGTGCTGTGGGGCGCGCTCACCGGTCAACAAGATATCCGCGACCTCGGCATCTACCTATTCGCCACCGAAGCGTCGGCCATCGAGGAGTACTGGTTCGACGTCAACGACGAGGTCTTCCCCGAAGCCTACTCGCGTGTGGCGCTCGGCATCGTGTGGGGCGGCAAGGGCGCGCACACGACGTTCTTCGGCACCGAGCCCGAGTTCATCCACGGCATCAACATCCTGCCGCTCACGGGCGGCTCGCTCTACCTCGGCCGCCACCCGGACTTCGTCACGCGCAACTACGACGCCGTGGTGGCGGCGCGCGGCGGCCAGCCCGTGATCTGGAAGGACATCCTCTGGGAATACCTCGCCTTCAGCGAGCCCGACCGCGCGCTCGACTTCTACCTCGCCGACCCGACCTACGAGCCCGAGGGCGGCGAGTCCCGCGCGCACACGCTGCACTGGCTCTACAACCTCGACGCGCTGGGCCTCGTCGACACGACCGTCACCGCCGACGCGCCCACCGCCGCCGTCTTCCGCGACGACGAGGGCACGCCCACCTACGTCGCCTTCAACCCTAACGGCAAGCCCACGACCGTCGCCTTCTCCGACGGCTTCACGCTCGACGTGCCCGCCCGTGAACTCGTCTCCGAGCGCGGTACGGGCGTTGCCACCGAGGAGCCCGCGGGCGTCCCGGCGCAGTTTGCCGTGCGGCCCAATGCGCCCAATCCGTTCTCGTCGCGCACGACGATCCGCTACACGCTTCCCACGCCGAGCACTGTGACGCTGCGGGTCTACGATCTCCTCGGTCGCATTGTCTACGAGACGACACGGGCGGGCACCCCGGCAGGAACGCACGCCATCGAGGTCGACGCGCGGGGATGGCCGAGCGGAGTCTACATCGCACAGGTCGAGACAGAGCGCGCACAGCAGACGATCCAGATGACGCTCGTGCGGTGA
- the hisG gene encoding ATP phosphoribosyltransferase: MSTQTKTISRLAKNGADESRLLKLGLPKGSLQDSTFDLLDKAGFSFSVRSRSYFPSIDDDELTAMLVRAQEMAKYVEDGVFDAGITGLDWIAETGADVQVVENLVYSKASMRPVRWVLAVPNDSPIQGVQDLQGRRIATEVVNLTRTWLESNGVEADVEFSWGATEVKAPDLVDAIVEVTETGSSLRANNLRIAEVLLESNTQLIANKAAWENPWKRKKIENLAMLMQGAIRAEGKVGLKLNAPRAAVPEIVKQLPALRNPTISPLFTEGWVAIETVIAEREVRTIIPELKRLGAEGLIEYPIDKIIP, translated from the coding sequence ATGTCTACCCAAACAAAAACCATCTCGCGCCTTGCCAAGAACGGGGCCGACGAGAGTCGCCTCCTCAAGCTCGGCCTGCCAAAAGGCAGCCTCCAGGATTCGACGTTCGACCTGCTCGACAAGGCGGGCTTCTCCTTCTCGGTTCGCAGCCGCTCCTACTTCCCCTCGATCGACGACGACGAGCTGACCGCGATGCTCGTCCGCGCGCAGGAGATGGCGAAGTACGTCGAGGACGGCGTCTTCGATGCCGGGATCACCGGCCTCGACTGGATCGCCGAGACCGGCGCCGACGTCCAGGTCGTCGAAAACCTCGTCTACTCAAAGGCCTCGATGCGGCCTGTCCGCTGGGTGCTCGCCGTGCCCAACGACTCGCCGATCCAGGGCGTCCAAGACCTTCAGGGCAGGCGCATTGCGACGGAAGTCGTCAACCTGACCCGCACATGGCTTGAGAGCAACGGCGTCGAGGCCGACGTGGAGTTTTCCTGGGGCGCGACCGAGGTCAAGGCCCCCGACCTCGTGGACGCCATCGTGGAGGTCACCGAGACCGGCAGTTCGCTGCGCGCCAACAACCTCCGCATCGCCGAGGTGCTGCTGGAATCGAACACGCAGCTCATTGCCAACAAAGCCGCGTGGGAGAACCCGTGGAAGCGGAAGAAGATCGAGAACCTTGCGATGCTGATGCAGGGCGCGATCCGCGCCGAGGGCAAGGTCGGTCTCAAGCTCAACGCGCCGCGCGCCGCCGTGCCGGAGATCGTGAAGCAGCTCCCCGCGCTGCGCAACCCGACGATCTCCCCGCTCTTCACCGAGGGCTGGGTCGCCATCGAGACGGTGATCGCCGAGCGTGAGGTCCGGACGATCATCCCCGAACTGAAGCGCCTTGGCGCAGAGGGGCTGATCGAGTACCCGATCGACAAGATCATTCCGTAG
- a CDS encoding DUF4837 family protein produces MLLRFVLLLTLLVPFVGCGSGEPYVPQERGLLGEVLEVTDSETSAGPVGDALREELASNVTTLNPVGGEPAFSVRRQGLAPQFLNNIKLQRSVVFVAPLSDSTNTARFLQARFGEDTRAAIATADPGGGVIERPDLWARGQMIYFATDTTPERLADAIRAKGSEMRRNFNAVQLAGTTTEMYDKGRQILLEDTLMQDHDFAVGIQHDYFIATDTSFAPAPPFDVGTEAHVVWLRRTLVEIQRNLLVYYVDGVSADEAEALLEPSLIVRRFDRVTSQFLRGAQNDSAYVFTEPRISVDLDTTTIGGNEALEVRGLWRMNLFVQGGPFIAYAFHEPTQERLYLMYGFVLAPGKDKREFVRQLEAMARTFRIADAAAGPAEVAALGLRESAGRASIPVLCHPERRSAGSQSKSLAPAQAGDPRIGVVSQLECGDETETLRLAVLAQGDNLWASITDMNVGAAEVATHHPTQHFDAAHHEPG; encoded by the coding sequence ATGCTCCTCCGCTTCGTTCTGCTCCTGACTCTCCTAGTGCCCTTCGTTGGGTGCGGGTCTGGCGAGCCGTATGTGCCGCAGGAGCGCGGGCTGCTGGGCGAGGTGCTCGAGGTGACCGACTCCGAGACGTCGGCCGGGCCGGTCGGCGACGCCCTGCGCGAAGAGCTCGCGAGCAACGTGACCACGCTCAACCCGGTCGGCGGCGAGCCTGCGTTCAGCGTCCGGCGGCAGGGCCTCGCGCCGCAGTTCCTAAACAACATCAAGCTGCAGCGGTCGGTCGTCTTCGTGGCCCCGCTCAGCGACTCGACCAACACGGCGCGCTTCCTCCAGGCACGCTTCGGCGAGGACACGCGCGCGGCCATCGCCACGGCCGACCCTGGCGGCGGCGTGATCGAGCGGCCCGACCTCTGGGCGCGGGGGCAGATGATCTACTTCGCCACGGACACCACGCCAGAGCGCCTCGCTGACGCGATCCGCGCCAAGGGCTCGGAGATGCGGCGCAACTTCAACGCCGTCCAACTCGCCGGGACGACCACGGAGATGTACGACAAGGGCCGCCAGATCCTGCTCGAAGACACGCTGATGCAAGACCACGACTTCGCGGTCGGCATCCAGCACGACTACTTCATCGCCACCGACACCAGCTTCGCACCTGCCCCGCCGTTCGACGTCGGCACCGAGGCGCACGTGGTGTGGCTGCGGCGCACGCTCGTCGAGATCCAGCGCAACCTTCTCGTCTACTACGTAGACGGCGTCTCCGCCGACGAGGCTGAAGCCCTGCTGGAACCGAGTCTGATCGTCCGTCGCTTCGACCGCGTGACGAGCCAGTTCTTGCGTGGCGCGCAGAACGACAGCGCCTACGTCTTCACCGAGCCGCGCATCTCGGTCGACCTCGACACGACGACCATCGGCGGCAACGAGGCGCTCGAAGTGCGCGGGCTGTGGCGCATGAACCTGTTTGTGCAGGGCGGCCCGTTCATCGCCTACGCCTTCCACGAGCCGACGCAGGAACGGCTCTACCTGATGTATGGCTTTGTCCTCGCTCCCGGCAAGGACAAGCGCGAGTTCGTGCGCCAGCTCGAGGCGATGGCGCGCACGTTCCGCATTGCCGACGCAGCGGCCGGTCCGGCGGAGGTCGCCGCACTTGGCCTCCGTGAATCCGCTGGCCGCGCATCGATTCCCGTTCTATGTCATCCTGAGCGGAGATCCGCAGGATCCCAGTCGAAGAGTCTTGCCCCCGCGCAGGCGGGAGATCCTAGGATCGGCGTCGTGTCCCAACTGGAATGCGGTGACGAGACGGAGACCCTTCGACTCGCTGTGCTCGCTCAGGGTGACAACCTATGGGCTAGCATCACCGACATGAACGTAGGTGCAGCCGAGGTGGCCACGCATCATCCTACGCAGCATTTCGACGCGGCTCATCACGAGCCCGGCTGA